A portion of the Stigmatella aurantiaca DW4/3-1 genome contains these proteins:
- a CDS encoding lysophospholipid acyltransferase family protein, with protein MFYAFIRGLVSLSLRLFYRVKVHGSATGFEGPLIFVGNHPNSLIDPALVFILTRRHITFLAKEPLFRMPVIGWILKGLNALPVYRKQDHPSLMTKNEGTLDAARSALVEGRAITLFPEGRSHSEPSLAELKTGAARIALGAARQGAPVRIIPVGFTYEEKDVFRSEALVEVGTAIEVLPFLQGAGADGEEKETVRLLTERISAEIKAITVNLERWEDLPIIRMAERLYAFRQGEKVGSERLKHWARGLLLFQTEQPERMEQLRSALMSFHRRLALIQASPEDVALTYQRRGVLAFVVKNLGVVCLGLPLFLLGLVLFGVPYQIPRLAARRSELDVQGTVKFLVALAVALVWWPGLTAAFWALGSWGWGVGALLGVPPLALFTLYFSERWSVLWHDITVFFSLGNRSRLKALLQADGEQLSLELERLANEYRVRLESPSASRG; from the coding sequence GTGTTCTACGCGTTCATCCGTGGTCTGGTGTCCCTGTCGCTGCGGCTTTTCTACCGGGTGAAGGTGCATGGATCGGCCACCGGCTTCGAGGGGCCGCTCATCTTCGTGGGCAACCACCCCAACAGCCTCATTGATCCGGCGCTCGTCTTCATCCTCACCCGCCGCCACATCACCTTTCTGGCCAAGGAGCCGCTCTTCCGGATGCCGGTGATCGGGTGGATCCTCAAGGGGCTGAACGCACTGCCCGTCTACCGCAAGCAGGACCATCCCTCCCTGATGACGAAGAACGAGGGGACGCTGGATGCGGCGCGGTCGGCGCTCGTTGAGGGGCGGGCCATCACCTTGTTTCCCGAGGGGAGGAGCCACTCGGAGCCCTCGCTGGCGGAGCTGAAGACGGGGGCCGCGCGGATCGCCTTGGGGGCGGCGCGCCAGGGCGCCCCGGTGCGCATCATCCCGGTGGGTTTCACCTACGAGGAGAAAGACGTCTTTCGCAGCGAGGCCCTCGTGGAGGTGGGGACGGCCATCGAGGTGCTGCCTTTTCTCCAGGGAGCAGGGGCGGACGGGGAGGAGAAGGAGACGGTGCGCCTGCTGACCGAGCGCATCTCGGCGGAAATCAAGGCCATCACCGTCAACCTGGAGCGATGGGAAGACTTGCCGATCATCCGGATGGCCGAACGGCTCTACGCTTTTCGCCAGGGCGAGAAGGTGGGCTCCGAGCGCCTGAAGCACTGGGCGCGGGGGTTGCTCCTCTTCCAGACCGAGCAGCCAGAGCGCATGGAGCAGCTTCGCTCGGCCTTGATGTCGTTCCACCGCCGGCTTGCGCTGATCCAGGCATCTCCGGAGGATGTGGCGCTCACGTACCAGCGGCGCGGAGTGCTCGCCTTCGTGGTGAAGAACCTCGGGGTGGTGTGCCTGGGGCTGCCGTTGTTCCTGCTGGGGCTCGTTCTCTTCGGGGTGCCGTACCAGATTCCTCGCCTGGCGGCCCGCCGGAGTGAGCTGGACGTTCAGGGCACGGTGAAGTTCCTGGTGGCGCTGGCCGTGGCCCTGGTGTGGTGGCCCGGCCTGACGGCGGCGTTCTGGGCACTGGGAAGTTGGGGCTGGGGCGTGGGGGCGCTGCTGGGCGTGCCGCCGCTGGCGCTCTTCACGCTCTACTTCTCCGAGCGGTGGAGCGTCCTGTGGCATGACATCACCGTGTTCTTCTCGCTCGGGAACCGGTCGCGGCTGAAGGCCCTGCTCCAGGCGGACGGAGAACAGTTGTCCCTGGAACTCGAGCGGCTGGCCAACGAGTACCGGGTCCGCCTGGAGTCTCCTTCGGCCTCTCGTGGCTAG
- a CDS encoding ExeA family protein, translating to MTTYLDFFELTTEPFSNAPVSRFYYNSVQHSQALTRLMHAVSYMKGLSILVGDIGAGKTTLARRMLDSLPEAEYEAALLVIIHSGITANWLLRRIALQLGVENPAQEKLALLSQLYQRLLQIYESGKKAVVLIDEAQMLETRELMEEFRGLLNLEVPERKLISFVFFGLPEIEKNLKLDPPLAQRVAFRYKLEPFTAESTEAYIKHRLRLAGCPRMPFTPEGLLAVHQASGGTPRVINTLCDNALFEAFLSRQESISEELIRKVADNLGLQGSVSPAESASKPAATAAMPTSRASGSKVDLAEIDRYLEGLGKL from the coding sequence ATGACGACCTACCTCGATTTCTTTGAGCTCACGACGGAGCCGTTCTCCAACGCGCCGGTGAGCCGGTTCTATTACAACTCCGTCCAGCACTCGCAGGCCCTCACCCGGTTGATGCACGCCGTCAGCTACATGAAGGGCCTGTCCATCCTCGTCGGTGACATTGGCGCGGGAAAGACGACGCTGGCCCGGCGGATGCTCGATTCGCTGCCCGAGGCCGAGTACGAGGCGGCGCTGCTCGTCATCATCCACTCGGGCATCACCGCCAACTGGCTGTTGCGCCGCATTGCCCTCCAGCTCGGCGTGGAGAATCCCGCCCAGGAGAAGCTGGCGCTCCTGTCCCAGCTCTACCAGCGGCTCCTGCAGATCTACGAGTCCGGGAAGAAGGCCGTCGTCCTCATCGACGAGGCGCAGATGCTGGAGACCCGGGAGCTGATGGAGGAGTTCCGGGGTTTGCTGAACCTGGAAGTTCCCGAGCGCAAGCTCATCTCCTTCGTCTTCTTCGGGCTGCCGGAGATCGAGAAGAACCTCAAGCTGGATCCGCCGCTCGCCCAGCGCGTGGCGTTCCGTTACAAGCTCGAGCCGTTCACCGCCGAGTCCACCGAGGCGTACATCAAGCACCGCCTGCGGCTCGCGGGATGCCCCCGGATGCCCTTTACACCGGAGGGCCTGCTGGCGGTCCATCAGGCCTCGGGGGGAACCCCTCGCGTCATCAATACCTTGTGTGACAACGCCCTCTTCGAGGCCTTCCTGTCACGCCAGGAATCCATCTCCGAGGAGTTGATTCGCAAGGTGGCGGACAATCTGGGCCTCCAGGGTTCCGTCAGTCCGGCAGAGAGCGCCTCGAAGCCCGCCGCCACCGCGGCGATGCCCACCAGCCGGGCAAGCGGCTCCAAGGTGGACCTCGCGGAGATCGACCGTTACCTCGAGGGGCTCGGTAAGCTGTAG
- a CDS encoding BamA/OMP85 family outer membrane protein: MCLLAAQVALASPALPEEFSTAPAPNVVAVELVLPKGSDTQGLAALVEVRRGQVLSPRAVRQSVEGLWNTGRFTDVVARTVDVPGGVRLVFYLTPVQRLTRLVIEGNVVLSDAAIREASGLQEGTPLDPDALDAAKEAIVEAYRRKGYSQARVEDTQEPAPEGVVLVFTLEEGEPLRIGRVTFTGSPGLALPKLLETLDMELGRVFDQARLDASLERLRKLLRERRHYRARVGPPIVSLEEGRATVALPVSAGPRYSFHFHGNHHFPARLLTRVLAYDGSEPLDLGMTEQLARRVANFYRYRGYHDVRVTPREVRKPDQEEAVLAFDIEEGQLLTVREVRFQGNRALPSGVLREVLAERVRANEPVPDLELPLQDDPLRLDGRKEEGRGVIPPVPDPHTVFVEEAYLDAAEVLTEAYRERGFPNARVSFLRLELDEAGHTAVAEFEVVEGQERRVGEVVLEGMPPEVRSDGLALQPGDSLSEEAIDRARRGLELTLARAGYLFARVEMEATPSEDDPRDMFVRLRVEPGPRVRVGRIILQGQSRTDERTVRAHLDVEVGQVMDLEKLAEGRRRLARLNIFRQVEVQLREPGRREEIKDVLVTIQERPRLDGEVSGGYFLVDGPRLTLDTAFPNVNGRGLNVLARGKINYVGLSADAISGRYPEGAEEDSALRGWEGLGGRGSVSFSYPRLNTWLSREVGARLDFIGERVHRPSYLSTRFAAAAGLDWAATRWLSVSLQYEVEHNRLRSRGGVLSELNRADQERLRFPYGVFSLHSLRPSATLDFRDDPTNPRRGLLISASTEFTRDLSVAPTDARGDPVPDFPIDGMKLAGNVTLYAPLGRRASLALSARAGTIVPLTEGAQSIGSKLFYLGGSSSLRGFREDGVLPQDQRTAVRPQLQSCRSLVNPAACPPELRALLDGQAPISPGGELFTLGKAELRLPVFSSLDLGVFFEAGNLWGDRTNFELGALRYTSGVGLRYVTPVGPLAFDVGYNLDRDEDFNEPTTQFHFSIGVF, encoded by the coding sequence GTGTGCCTGCTCGCCGCCCAGGTGGCGCTGGCGAGCCCCGCGCTCCCCGAGGAGTTCTCCACGGCGCCCGCTCCCAATGTGGTCGCGGTGGAGCTGGTGCTGCCCAAGGGCTCGGACACGCAGGGGCTGGCCGCTCTGGTGGAAGTGCGGCGAGGCCAGGTGCTCTCGCCGCGGGCGGTGCGCCAGAGCGTGGAGGGGCTGTGGAACACCGGCCGCTTCACCGATGTGGTGGCCCGGACGGTGGATGTGCCCGGCGGCGTCCGGTTGGTGTTCTACCTCACGCCGGTCCAGCGGCTCACGCGGCTGGTCATCGAGGGAAACGTCGTCCTGAGTGACGCGGCGATCCGGGAGGCCAGTGGGCTCCAGGAAGGCACCCCGTTGGATCCGGACGCGCTGGACGCGGCGAAGGAGGCCATCGTCGAGGCCTACCGCCGCAAGGGCTACAGCCAGGCGCGGGTAGAGGACACGCAGGAGCCCGCGCCGGAGGGCGTGGTGCTGGTGTTCACGCTCGAGGAGGGCGAGCCCCTCCGGATCGGGCGGGTGACGTTCACCGGCAGCCCCGGGCTGGCACTGCCCAAGCTGCTGGAGACCCTGGACATGGAGCTGGGCAGGGTCTTCGACCAGGCGCGGCTGGACGCCAGCTTGGAGCGGCTGCGCAAGCTGCTGCGGGAGCGGCGCCACTACCGCGCGCGCGTCGGTCCTCCCATCGTCTCCCTGGAGGAGGGCCGCGCCACGGTGGCCTTGCCCGTCTCGGCAGGCCCTCGCTACAGCTTTCACTTCCATGGCAACCACCACTTTCCCGCCCGGTTGCTGACGCGGGTTCTGGCGTATGACGGCTCGGAGCCGCTGGACCTGGGGATGACGGAGCAGCTCGCGCGCAGGGTGGCGAATTTCTACCGCTACCGCGGCTATCACGACGTGCGTGTGACGCCCCGCGAGGTGCGCAAGCCCGATCAAGAGGAGGCGGTGCTGGCCTTCGACATCGAGGAAGGCCAACTGCTGACCGTGCGAGAGGTTCGCTTCCAGGGCAACCGGGCCCTGCCGAGCGGGGTGTTGCGCGAGGTGCTCGCCGAACGGGTCCGCGCCAACGAGCCGGTGCCCGACCTGGAACTGCCCCTCCAGGATGACCCCCTGAGGCTCGACGGGCGGAAAGAGGAGGGCCGAGGGGTCATTCCTCCGGTGCCGGATCCCCACACCGTCTTCGTGGAGGAAGCGTACCTGGACGCCGCGGAGGTGCTGACGGAGGCCTACCGCGAGCGCGGCTTCCCGAATGCGCGGGTGAGCTTTCTCCGCTTGGAGCTGGATGAGGCCGGGCACACGGCGGTGGCCGAGTTCGAGGTGGTGGAAGGCCAGGAGCGGCGGGTTGGAGAGGTGGTGCTCGAGGGCATGCCCCCGGAGGTTCGATCCGACGGCCTGGCGCTGCAACCAGGGGACTCCCTGAGCGAGGAAGCGATCGATCGTGCCCGCCGGGGGCTGGAGCTCACGCTGGCGAGGGCAGGGTACCTGTTCGCGCGGGTCGAGATGGAGGCAACTCCCAGCGAAGACGATCCGAGGGACATGTTCGTGCGCTTGCGCGTGGAGCCAGGCCCCCGGGTCCGCGTGGGCCGCATCATTCTTCAGGGCCAGTCCCGCACGGATGAGCGCACGGTCCGGGCTCACCTCGACGTGGAGGTGGGGCAGGTGATGGACCTGGAGAAGCTGGCGGAGGGGCGAAGGCGGCTGGCGCGTCTCAACATCTTCCGGCAGGTGGAGGTGCAGCTGCGCGAGCCAGGCCGCCGGGAGGAGATCAAGGATGTCCTGGTGACGATCCAGGAGCGGCCCCGCCTGGATGGGGAGGTGTCCGGCGGGTACTTCCTGGTGGATGGGCCCCGGCTGACCTTGGACACGGCCTTTCCGAACGTGAACGGACGCGGGCTCAACGTGCTGGCGCGCGGGAAGATCAACTACGTGGGCTTGAGCGCGGATGCGATCTCCGGGCGGTACCCGGAGGGGGCCGAGGAAGACAGCGCGCTCCGGGGCTGGGAGGGGTTGGGAGGCCGGGGCAGCGTGTCCTTCTCCTATCCTCGCCTCAACACCTGGCTTTCACGCGAGGTGGGCGCGCGGTTGGACTTCATTGGAGAGCGTGTCCACCGGCCCTCTTACCTCTCCACGCGCTTCGCCGCTGCCGCGGGGCTCGATTGGGCGGCGACACGGTGGTTGAGCGTCTCCCTCCAGTACGAGGTGGAGCACAACCGGCTCCGTTCGCGAGGCGGCGTGTTGAGCGAGCTCAACCGGGCGGATCAGGAGCGGCTGCGCTTCCCGTACGGCGTGTTCTCCCTGCATTCGTTGCGCCCCTCCGCCACCTTGGACTTCCGGGACGATCCCACGAACCCGCGCAGGGGCTTGCTGATCTCCGCGAGCACGGAGTTCACCCGGGACTTGAGCGTCGCCCCCACCGACGCGCGAGGAGACCCGGTCCCGGACTTTCCCATCGACGGGATGAAGCTGGCGGGCAACGTGACCCTGTATGCGCCCCTGGGACGCCGGGCCAGCCTGGCCCTGTCTGCGAGGGCTGGCACCATCGTGCCCTTGACCGAGGGCGCGCAGTCGATCGGCTCCAAGCTCTTCTACCTGGGAGGCTCCTCGAGCCTGCGCGGCTTCCGGGAGGATGGGGTGCTGCCCCAGGACCAGCGCACCGCCGTCCGGCCGCAGCTCCAGTCCTGCCGGTCCCTCGTCAACCCCGCCGCGTGTCCTCCGGAGCTGAGGGCGCTCCTCGATGGACAGGCCCCCATCAGCCCGGGAGGCGAGCTGTTCACGTTGGGCAAGGCGGAGCTGCGCTTGCCGGTGTTCAGCTCACTGGATCTGGGGGTCTTCTTCGAGGCGGGCAACCTCTGGGGAGACCGGACGAACTTCGAGCTGGGGGCCTTGCGCTACACCTCGGGGGTGGGCTTGCGGTACGTGACGCCCGTGGGGCCTCTGGCGTTCGATGTGGGTTACAACTTGGATCGGGACGAGGACTTCAACGAGCCCACCACGCAGTTCCACTTCAGCATTGGTGTCTTCTGA
- a CDS encoding translocation/assembly module TamB domain-containing protein, which translates to MAIPSRQGARKALLGILLLLLGAILVLRTSMAWDAACTLARRQLPELLGLDVGIGQCELDPLGQRVILRGLSLFTPGTETPLFAADMAEVRLGFIRPLSGKLTLELVRVQRPRVVLDLSRPSAKSSQEPASCVLKPLGRLRISRLALTGAQVRLALPGGRRVEVTDLDVEWKDRWGVAEFDVEAQRGKLWLGPEGGEVPVRRLVLSGGLDVDSELVEFNRAEVTLDEASVSLSGRVESLCDPQLALDAQVFLPLSTLSRTGVLPRPASGHLWSRLTVSGAPAAPHVSMELSASNLAYERFGPTSLSARLLYSGEQLRVEQLTVPVGNGRIEVRGLARLVPGFPVQLDIATYEASLGRILAQAGLKGSWVDFPATTSGRLTGSLLPRLQLSGEMDVRTGRFVLATRAFDAPEKKGLTLLAFEQGRVQTQLKILPDRVSFTDAHLESGRSRMSADVTLFYDSSRGLEVHGQGELELSDYGAIAELAWAGRGTAGFSVVGPYNDVRVDANLSLRDFTFWGFGLGVVQGKVAYEDGVLNFPALSGQKGRTPYFGKAALTFGPSLHARAEVNVPQGRTEDLLDVIAGLHPSMALLQGTLAGAASGRVEIDSPVDHLEGLVAFEFKDTTYYGRRMGNGSTRLRFVDGKAMVLERTVLEGPLGRSWAEGTFTFAGGLDYRFGGENLSLAEMVGPELAAQMGMQGQLTLEGRVEGTSELPVTVASLRSPRVTFADRDLGELFLEGKLEGRDLEISGKPFQDGSGSLLMKVKEPFPFEASVTLALPEIRPLLPKGVMTQGVSGALSAFLSAQGNMRNLEAMQVSGTVDKLTLSQGPLSGQNEGPIVLSYAGGRLEVQSFAFRGPDTELSATGWVGPRTLDLNMRGALDLRLLEALSPDLDRTAGQVAFQVQATGPLEKPSLAGDAEVIDARLSLRGRPVTLRSVSGRATFTDQWVLLKGFRGLLNEGSVTASGELVLKQLQLDKVSLVAELENVTYRVLDDLPVVTSGALQLTGTPNALLLAGDVDVLRLRYQKGLDLDSLLKNLGRRSVLPTSAEKPREFLSFDVRTHLKDVRVDNNLARARLLGDLRLTGTNVRPGLLGRVEVAEGSQMSFRNNQFAISEGQVEFRERYGIDMVFDVRAQTLVREYTVKVHAFGRPADPQVLFSSEPSLAEGDVLSLLTLGVTSTDKETAASASAGLAAEALFNASGLDRQVKRFLPSNSILKDLSFQISTTYNDATRQAEPTAQLESKILSDQLKIGMSQPVSGRGTRARAEYRFDNRLSAQAQWDNENNEAALGNLGLELKLSWEVE; encoded by the coding sequence TTGGCCATCCCGAGCCGTCAGGGCGCGCGCAAGGCGCTGCTGGGAATCCTCCTGTTGCTTCTGGGGGCGATCCTGGTGCTTCGCACGTCCATGGCCTGGGATGCGGCGTGCACGCTCGCGCGGCGGCAGTTGCCCGAGCTGCTCGGACTGGACGTGGGCATCGGCCAGTGCGAGCTGGATCCGCTGGGGCAGCGGGTCATCCTGAGGGGTCTGTCCCTCTTCACCCCCGGCACCGAGACGCCGCTGTTCGCCGCGGACATGGCCGAGGTGCGTCTGGGCTTCATCCGCCCCTTGTCCGGCAAGCTGACCCTGGAGTTGGTCCGGGTGCAGCGGCCGCGGGTGGTGTTGGATCTCTCCCGGCCGTCCGCCAAGTCCTCTCAGGAGCCTGCCTCCTGCGTGCTGAAGCCCCTGGGGCGGCTGCGCATCTCCCGGTTGGCGCTCACGGGGGCTCAGGTCCGGTTGGCCCTGCCCGGTGGACGGCGGGTGGAGGTGACGGATCTGGACGTGGAGTGGAAGGATCGCTGGGGGGTCGCCGAGTTCGATGTGGAGGCCCAGCGCGGCAAGCTCTGGCTGGGTCCAGAGGGCGGTGAGGTTCCCGTCCGGCGCCTGGTGCTCTCCGGGGGCCTGGATGTGGACTCGGAACTGGTGGAGTTCAACCGCGCGGAGGTGACCCTGGATGAGGCCAGCGTGAGCCTCTCGGGGCGCGTGGAGTCGCTCTGCGACCCCCAGCTCGCGCTGGACGCGCAGGTGTTCTTGCCGCTGAGCACGCTGTCGCGGACGGGCGTGCTGCCTCGGCCCGCGTCGGGACACCTCTGGTCACGGCTCACCGTGAGCGGGGCCCCGGCGGCTCCCCATGTGAGCATGGAGCTCTCGGCGAGCAACCTCGCCTACGAGCGGTTTGGACCCACGTCCCTGTCGGCGAGGTTGCTCTATTCGGGCGAGCAGCTCCGGGTGGAGCAGCTGACGGTTCCCGTGGGCAATGGCCGGATCGAGGTCCGTGGTCTGGCACGCCTCGTCCCAGGGTTCCCCGTGCAACTGGACATCGCGACGTACGAGGCCTCCCTGGGCCGCATCTTGGCGCAAGCGGGGCTCAAGGGCTCCTGGGTGGATTTCCCGGCGACGACGTCGGGCCGGCTGACGGGCTCCTTGCTGCCGCGGCTTCAGCTCTCCGGTGAAATGGACGTGCGCACAGGGCGCTTCGTGCTGGCCACCCGTGCGTTCGATGCGCCGGAGAAGAAGGGGCTCACGCTGCTGGCGTTCGAGCAGGGACGCGTGCAGACCCAGTTGAAGATCCTCCCCGATCGCGTGTCCTTCACCGACGCCCACCTGGAGTCAGGCCGTTCCCGGATGAGCGCGGACGTCACGCTCTTCTACGACTCCTCCCGGGGGCTGGAGGTTCACGGGCAGGGGGAGCTGGAGCTGTCGGACTACGGCGCCATCGCGGAGCTGGCCTGGGCGGGCCGGGGCACGGCGGGCTTCTCGGTGGTGGGGCCGTACAACGATGTGAGGGTGGATGCGAACCTCTCCCTGCGGGATTTCACCTTCTGGGGCTTCGGGCTGGGCGTCGTGCAGGGGAAGGTGGCGTACGAGGATGGGGTGCTGAACTTCCCGGCGCTCTCGGGGCAGAAAGGACGTACCCCGTATTTCGGCAAGGCGGCGCTCACCTTCGGCCCTTCGCTGCATGCCCGGGCCGAGGTGAACGTGCCGCAGGGGCGGACAGAGGACCTGTTGGACGTCATCGCGGGCCTGCACCCGAGCATGGCCCTGCTGCAAGGGACGCTGGCGGGGGCGGCGTCGGGACGGGTGGAGATCGACAGCCCGGTGGATCACCTCGAAGGGCTGGTGGCGTTCGAGTTCAAGGACACCACGTACTACGGGCGCCGCATGGGAAATGGCTCCACCCGGCTGCGCTTCGTGGATGGCAAGGCGATGGTGCTGGAGCGCACCGTGCTGGAAGGCCCGCTTGGGAGGAGCTGGGCAGAGGGGACCTTCACCTTCGCGGGGGGGCTGGATTATCGCTTCGGGGGCGAGAACCTCTCGCTGGCGGAGATGGTGGGGCCGGAGCTGGCGGCACAGATGGGCATGCAGGGGCAGCTCACGCTGGAGGGCCGGGTGGAGGGCACTTCCGAACTGCCGGTGACCGTGGCGTCCCTGCGCAGTCCTCGCGTGACGTTCGCGGACCGGGATCTCGGTGAGCTGTTCCTGGAGGGCAAGCTGGAGGGCCGGGATCTGGAGATCTCTGGCAAGCCCTTCCAGGATGGCAGTGGCTCGCTGTTGATGAAGGTCAAGGAGCCGTTCCCCTTCGAGGCCTCCGTGACGCTGGCGCTGCCGGAAATCCGGCCGTTGCTGCCCAAGGGGGTGATGACCCAGGGCGTGTCCGGCGCGCTCTCGGCGTTCCTCAGCGCGCAGGGCAACATGCGCAACCTCGAGGCCATGCAGGTCAGCGGCACGGTGGACAAGCTCACCCTCTCGCAGGGGCCCCTCAGCGGACAGAACGAAGGGCCCATCGTGTTGAGCTACGCGGGCGGGAGGCTGGAGGTGCAGTCCTTCGCCTTCCGGGGGCCGGACACGGAGCTGTCCGCCACGGGGTGGGTAGGCCCCCGCACCCTGGACCTCAACATGCGGGGCGCGCTCGACTTGCGGCTGCTCGAGGCGCTGAGCCCCGATCTGGACCGCACGGCGGGCCAGGTCGCATTCCAGGTTCAGGCCACGGGTCCTCTGGAGAAGCCCTCCCTGGCGGGAGACGCGGAGGTCATCGATGCGCGGCTCTCCCTGCGGGGCCGTCCGGTCACGCTCCGGAGCGTGTCGGGCCGGGCCACCTTCACGGACCAGTGGGTGCTGTTGAAGGGCTTCCGCGGCTTGCTCAACGAAGGGAGCGTGACCGCCAGCGGGGAGCTCGTGCTCAAGCAGCTTCAGCTCGACAAGGTGTCGCTGGTGGCGGAGCTCGAGAACGTCACCTACCGTGTGCTGGATGATCTGCCCGTGGTGACCTCCGGCGCGTTGCAGTTGACCGGCACGCCGAATGCGTTGCTGCTCGCCGGAGATGTCGACGTCCTCCGGCTGCGCTACCAGAAGGGGTTGGACCTGGACAGCCTCCTCAAGAACCTGGGCCGGCGCAGCGTGCTGCCCACCTCGGCGGAGAAGCCCCGCGAGTTCCTCTCCTTCGATGTGCGCACGCACCTCAAGGATGTGCGGGTGGACAACAACCTGGCGCGGGCCCGGCTCCTGGGCGATCTGCGCTTGACGGGCACCAACGTGCGGCCGGGTCTGCTGGGCCGGGTGGAGGTCGCGGAAGGCAGCCAGATGTCCTTCCGCAACAACCAGTTCGCCATCAGCGAGGGGCAGGTCGAGTTCCGGGAGCGCTACGGCATCGACATGGTCTTCGACGTCCGAGCCCAGACGCTGGTGCGCGAGTACACCGTCAAGGTGCACGCCTTCGGACGGCCCGCGGACCCCCAGGTGCTCTTCTCCTCCGAGCCCTCCCTGGCCGAAGGCGATGTCCTCTCGCTTCTCACCCTGGGCGTGACCAGCACGGACAAGGAGACCGCGGCCTCGGCCAGCGCCGGCCTCGCCGCGGAGGCCCTCTTCAACGCCTCGGGCCTGGATCGGCAGGTGAAGCGGTTTTTGCCGAGCAACTCCATTTTGAAGGATTTGTCCTTCCAGATCTCCACCACCTACAACGATGCGACCCGGCAGGCGGAGCCGACTGCACAACTGGAGTCGAAGATCCTCAGTGACCAGCTTAAGATCGGTATGTCACAACCTGTCAGCGGGCGCGGAACGCGTGCCCGTGCCGAGTATCGCTTCGACAACCGCCTCTCCGCGCAGGCTCAGTGGGACAACGAGAACAACGAAGCGGCGTTGGGCAACCTTGGCCTCGAGCTCAAATTGAGCTGGGAGGTCGAGTAG